A genomic window from Helicobacter suis HS1 includes:
- the yedE gene encoding selenium metabolism membrane protein YedE/FdhT yields the protein MYSFLMRKWDFAPSCLALSVASVYYFGLLGTYWAVTGEFTRWGGALLQALHVNTDHLGYFKIIGLHGNFLERIDGVMVLGMFIGMFCAASLSGSICLSWPRIKELGRAISGGILAGLGARLGLGCNLASFLTGIPQFSLHAWFFTLATLLGMYLAFKCFPTPCFSPPKGKSIPLKISQLLGLFALVGFMGLLLCGYFSSKLTYALFFGYVFGFIVSKGQICFTAAFARLFTQGQGLEASALVWAMLVGSIGVMTYIRLGVMPKIMWASPGIVIGGLLFGFGIVIAGGCECGWMYRTMQGEGRALFIGLGNIVGASLVALSWDFYAPLFTSFPKINLLDMGNLGLILQVILLFVLYFIIQEVAKRVRGCI from the coding sequence ATGTACTCCTTCTTAATGCGCAAATGGGATTTTGCGCCTTCTTGTTTGGCTTTAAGCGTTGCCTCTGTTTATTACTTTGGTCTTTTGGGCACTTATTGGGCTGTTACGGGCGAATTTACCCGTTGGGGCGGGGCTTTACTACAAGCTTTGCATGTCAATACTGATCACTTAGGGTATTTTAAAATCATCGGTCTACATGGCAATTTCTTAGAACGCATAGATGGGGTGATGGTTTTAGGCATGTTTATTGGCATGTTCTGTGCGGCTAGTTTAAGCGGCTCTATTTGCTTAAGTTGGCCTAGAATCAAAGAGTTAGGGCGTGCCATTTCAGGGGGGATTTTAGCCGGACTAGGGGCGCGTTTAGGATTGGGTTGTAATTTAGCTAGTTTTTTAACCGGTATCCCCCAATTTAGTTTGCATGCGTGGTTTTTCACTTTGGCTACTCTTCTTGGCATGTATCTTGCCTTCAAATGCTTTCCTACTCCCTGTTTTAGTCCGCCTAAAGGAAAATCCATTCCGCTTAAAATAAGCCAACTCTTAGGCCTATTTGCTTTGGTAGGTTTTATGGGTCTGCTTTTATGTGGGTATTTTTCCTCTAAATTAACCTATGCGTTGTTCTTTGGCTATGTCTTTGGCTTTATTGTCTCAAAGGGACAGATTTGTTTTACGGCTGCCTTTGCGCGCCTCTTTACTCAGGGTCAAGGTTTAGAGGCTAGCGCGTTAGTTTGGGCTATGTTAGTGGGGAGTATCGGAGTGATGACTTATATCCGATTGGGAGTTATGCCTAAAATTATGTGGGCTAGTCCGGGTATTGTGATAGGGGGGTTACTCTTTGGATTTGGGATTGTCATAGCTGGGGGGTGTGAATGTGGTTGGATGTATCGTACCATGCAAGGGGAGGGGCGCGCGCTTTTTATAGGGCTGGGTAATATTGTGGGGGCTAGTTTAGTGGCCTTAAGCTGGGATTTTTACGCACCACTTTTTACTAGCTTTCCTAAAATTAATTTATTAGACATGGGCAATTTAGGGTTAATACTCCAAGTAATTTTACTCTTTGTGCTATATTTTATAATCCAAGAAGTAGCTAAGAGAGTGAGGGGTTGTATTTAA
- a CDS encoding transposase yields MPLIRACSKFLSKKQRGSHRRFKAKIKLAKLHRKIKFLRTDFFYKLANHLAKQYTHVFIEDLDMKAMCKLWGRKISDLALASL; encoded by the coding sequence TTGCCTTTAATCCGTGCTTGCTCTAAATTTCTCTCTAAAAAGCAAAGAGGTAGCCACAGACGCTTTAAAGCTAAGATTAAACTAGCTAAGCTACACAGAAAAATTAAGTTTTTAAGAACGGACTTTTTCTATAAACTCGCTAACCATTTAGCTAAACAATACACCCATGTTTTCATTGAGGATTTGGACATGAAAGCTATGTGTAAGCTGTGGGGTAGAAAGATTAGCGATCTGGCTTTAGCGAGTTTGTAG
- a CDS encoding restriction endonuclease: protein MQLSNKEHRLLEIGLVLIPLAIIYLCMTFEEFQESFIQDKSPQIRGSFFEVLSKHMLEKTDTENAFEKVDLWGDFSYKDGSDHGIDLVITKKDNSFVAVQCKYYKNQVDLLEAKRFTALLQSGLSNGIKFSEGVFIALNGVKNEKTKKHFDTITDNNSLPIRIISQDDFLAANIDWAKLAERKEISITEKSPKPHQEEAISKALAYFKEHDRGQMIMACGTGKTYTSLKIMEAMINPGVG, encoded by the coding sequence GTGCAGTTAAGCAATAAAGAACACAGGCTCTTAGAGATTGGGCTAGTTCTTATACCACTAGCCATTATTTATTTGTGCATGACCTTTGAAGAATTTCAAGAAAGCTTTATTCAGGATAAATCACCACAAATTAGAGGTTCTTTTTTTGAGGTGCTCTCTAAGCACATGTTGGAGAAAACAGATACAGAAAATGCTTTTGAAAAAGTGGATTTATGGGGTGATTTCTCATACAAAGATGGTTCAGATCACGGCATCGATCTTGTGATCACTAAAAAGGATAATTCTTTTGTTGCTGTACAGTGCAAATACTATAAAAATCAAGTGGATTTGTTAGAAGCAAAGAGGTTTACAGCTCTTTTGCAAAGCGGTTTAAGCAATGGGATAAAATTCTCAGAGGGGGTTTTTATTGCCCTTAATGGGGTGAAGAATGAAAAGACTAAAAAACATTTTGATACTATCACAGATAATAATAGCTTACCTATCCGCATCATTTCTCAAGATGACTTTTTAGCCGCCAATATTGATTGGGCTAAGTTAGCTGAGCGCAAAGAAATTTCAATCACAGAAAAATCCCCAAAGCCACACCAAGAGGAAGCCATATCAAAAGCTCTAGCCTATTTTAAAGAACACGATAGGGGTCAAATGATCATGGCTTGCGGTACGGGCAAAACTTATACAAGCTTAAAGATTATGGAGGCAATGATTAACCCCGGAGTAGGATAG
- a CDS encoding peptidase U32 family protein, with amino-acid sequence MSPVELLAPAGNLAKLKIALDYGADAVYAGLGQFSLRNRAAKEFDLESFKEGVDYTHARGKKFYATLNAFPFNSQIKLLEEHLKKLAACQVDALIIATIGVLKLAQKITPHIPIHLSTQANVMNVLDARAFYEMGVKRIVAAREMSLSDAIQIKEALPDLELEVFVHGSMCFAFSGRCLISALQHGRVPNRGSCANDCRFDYEVYIKNPDTSVMMRLEEEEEIGTHILNAKDLNLANHIATILDSKAISALKIEGRTKSSYYTAITTKTYRTAIEDYYNNQYRPALYQAELATLKNRGFSEGYLIKRPYEKLDTQNFKTAISEGDFQVNGEVLDNGLYFLCKFTTKPNQPYELVLPFGVSIKPMANEIGKIVQANMEWQVLLHTILLENGTELEAIHSGNTNPVKLPIKLPSRTFLRTKLA; translated from the coding sequence ATTTCACCTGTAGAGTTGCTTGCTCCTGCTGGCAATCTTGCTAAGCTTAAAATTGCTCTTGATTATGGCGCAGATGCGGTTTATGCCGGTTTGGGGCAGTTTTCGTTGCGTAACCGCGCGGCTAAAGAATTTGATCTAGAGAGTTTTAAAGAGGGGGTGGATTATACCCATGCAAGGGGTAAAAAATTCTACGCTACTTTAAATGCTTTTCCTTTTAACTCCCAAATTAAGCTTTTAGAAGAACACCTTAAAAAGTTAGCCGCTTGTCAAGTAGATGCGCTTATCATTGCTACTATTGGCGTTCTTAAACTTGCCCAAAAAATCACCCCCCATATTCCTATCCACCTTTCTACTCAAGCTAATGTCATGAATGTTTTAGATGCGCGCGCCTTTTATGAAATGGGGGTTAAGCGCATTGTAGCGGCTAGAGAAATGAGTTTAAGCGATGCAATACAGATTAAAGAGGCATTACCGGATTTAGAATTAGAGGTTTTTGTACATGGGAGTATGTGCTTTGCTTTTTCAGGGCGCTGTTTAATTTCAGCACTCCAGCATGGACGCGTGCCTAATCGGGGGAGTTGTGCGAATGATTGTCGGTTTGATTATGAGGTTTATATTAAAAACCCAGATACAAGCGTGATGATGCGCCTAGAGGAAGAAGAGGAAATAGGGACGCATATTTTAAATGCTAAAGATCTCAATCTAGCTAATCATATCGCAACTATCCTAGACTCTAAGGCTATTAGCGCGCTTAAAATTGAGGGGCGTACTAAATCTAGCTACTATACAGCCATTACAACTAAAACCTACCGCACCGCTATTGAGGATTACTATAATAACCAATACCGCCCAGCCCTCTATCAAGCCGAACTAGCCACGCTTAAAAATAGAGGGTTTAGTGAGGGGTATCTGATCAAACGACCCTATGAGAAGTTAGACACCCAAAACTTTAAAACCGCTATCAGTGAGGGCGATTTTCAGGTCAATGGTGAAGTGTTAGATAATGGCTTGTATTTTTTATGTAAATTCACCACTAAACCCAACCAACCCTATGAATTGGTTTTGCCCTTTGGCGTGTCTATAAAACCTATGGCTAATGAAATTGGTAAGATCGTGCAGGCCAACATGGAGTGGCAAGTGCTATTGCACACCATTCTTTTAGAAAATGGCACAGAATTAGAGGCAATTCATAGCGGTAATACAAACCCTGTAAAACTCCCTATCAAACTCCCCTCCCGCACATTTTTACGCACAAAATTAGCTTAG
- the cheZ gene encoding protein phosphatase CheZ produces the protein MTQEELDALINGGGLEIVEPLDREINSSDEAKQKEEEHTLTGAESKKETATETGYMKVDKKYAERYGKIDSEEWPPPPPTEEHKVVHQLDDVTKDSEVKATQVFDQLDYVNMSSEGILKTLKKIKTPLQKHLEIFEILAEAFPLIQTFQTSLNETHEILQSIDSIQEKAEGCLDSSMQAMDIMQYQDIHRQKIERVINVMRALTQYMNSLFEGNIEDSKRVSSASYIVGDDNESVASESDIEALIAAFGKK, from the coding sequence ATGACCCAGGAAGAATTGGATGCCTTGATTAATGGAGGCGGTTTAGAGATAGTAGAACCTCTAGATCGAGAAATAAATTCCTCTGATGAGGCAAAACAAAAAGAGGAAGAGCACACTCTTACTGGGGCGGAGAGTAAAAAAGAAACCGCTACAGAAACCGGCTATATGAAAGTGGATAAAAAGTACGCAGAGAGATATGGCAAGATTGATTCTGAGGAGTGGCCACCTCCCCCCCCTACTGAAGAACATAAAGTAGTACACCAGCTTGATGATGTAACAAAAGACTCTGAAGTTAAAGCTACCCAAGTTTTTGATCAACTAGATTATGTCAACATGAGTTCTGAGGGCATTTTAAAAACCCTTAAAAAGATCAAAACACCCTTGCAAAAACACCTAGAAATCTTTGAAATCCTAGCCGAAGCTTTCCCCCTTATCCAGACTTTTCAAACCTCTTTGAATGAAACCCATGAAATTTTACAAAGTATCGATTCTATCCAAGAAAAAGCTGAAGGGTGTTTGGATTCTTCTATGCAGGCTATGGATATTATGCAGTATCAAGATATTCACCGCCAAAAGATCGAGCGGGTTATTAATGTCATGCGCGCGCTCACCCAGTATATGAATTCTTTATTTGAGGGCAATATTGAGGATTCTAAACGGGTTAGCTCTGCCTCTTATATTGTTGGCGATGATAATGAAAGTGTAGCGAGTGAAAGCGATATTGAAGCGCTCATCGCTGCTTTTGGGAAAAAATAA
- the trpB gene encoding tryptophan synthase subunit beta, producing the protein MDRYFGEFGGCFVPEVLVPALEQLQEAFRACLHDVDFQAEFSRLLKDFVGRPSPLTLVQNVVQNPKVKLYLKREDLIHGGAHKTNQAIGQALLAKKMGKKRIIAETGAGQHGVASAIACALLGLECVIYMGEKDIQRQEPNVFRMRLMGAEVISVKSGSASLKDAINEALRDWASSYTTSHYLLGTVAGPHPYPQMVKHFQRVIGIESRAQILEKEGRLPDCVIACVGGGSNAMGIFSGFLEDKEVELIGVEPAGLGLETNKHGAVLCKGSVGILHGSKTYILQDSQGQICESHSLSAGLDYPGVGPEHSYLKTTGRARYVAISDQEALKAFVKLCKTEGIIPALESAHALAYALKMAQNCTQETLMVVNLSGRGDKDLVSVQKALKASK; encoded by the coding sequence ATGGATCGTTATTTTGGAGAATTTGGAGGATGCTTTGTCCCTGAAGTTTTAGTGCCTGCTTTAGAGCAACTCCAAGAGGCCTTTAGAGCATGTTTGCATGATGTAGATTTTCAAGCCGAGTTTAGCCGGTTATTAAAAGATTTTGTAGGCCGCCCTAGCCCTTTAACTTTGGTGCAAAATGTGGTGCAAAATCCCAAAGTCAAACTTTATCTAAAACGCGAAGATTTAATCCATGGGGGGGCGCATAAAACTAACCAAGCCATTGGCCAAGCGCTTTTAGCTAAAAAAATGGGTAAAAAACGCATTATTGCTGAAACGGGTGCAGGCCAACATGGAGTGGCAAGTGCTATTGCCTGCGCGCTTTTAGGGTTAGAATGCGTGATTTACATGGGAGAAAAAGATATTCAAAGACAAGAGCCTAATGTTTTTCGCATGCGTTTAATGGGGGCTGAGGTGATTAGCGTAAAAAGTGGATCGGCTAGTTTAAAAGATGCGATCAATGAAGCTCTTAGAGATTGGGCTAGTTCTTATACCACTAGCCATTATTTATTAGGCACGGTGGCTGGTCCCCACCCTTACCCGCAAATGGTTAAGCACTTCCAACGCGTGATAGGCATAGAGAGCAGAGCCCAGATTTTAGAAAAAGAGGGGCGATTACCTGATTGTGTGATTGCTTGTGTGGGAGGGGGATCTAATGCTATGGGGATCTTTTCTGGCTTTTTAGAAGATAAAGAGGTGGAGTTAATTGGCGTAGAACCAGCAGGGTTAGGTTTAGAGACTAATAAACACGGGGCGGTGTTGTGTAAGGGAAGTGTAGGGATTTTACATGGCAGTAAAACTTATATATTACAAGATAGTCAGGGACAGATTTGTGAGAGCCATAGCCTTTCTGCTGGATTAGATTATCCGGGAGTGGGTCCTGAGCACAGCTATTTAAAAACAACAGGGCGCGCGCGCTATGTCGCTATTAGCGATCAAGAGGCCTTAAAAGCCTTTGTAAAGCTTTGCAAAACTGAGGGGATTATCCCTGCGCTTGAAAGCGCCCATGCTTTAGCTTATGCTTTGAAGATGGCGCAAAATTGTACACAAGAGACACTCATGGTGGTTAATTTAAGTGGAAGGGGCGATAAGGATTTAGTGAGTGTGCAAAAAGCATTAAAAGCCTCAAAATGA
- the trpCF gene encoding bifunctional indole-3-glycerol-phosphate synthase TrpC/phosphoribosylanthranilate isomerase TrpF — MHDFLTTMLEHKKIEVQSLKNRYLIPEALKNSTRDFSQALQERRTSFILECKQASPSKGLIRSHFDLLRIASVYEKYATCISVLTDEKYFQGSHSDLQIIASNTSKPILCKDFIIDPFQVRLARFMGADAILLMLSILDDATYTKLATLAKSLQMAVLTEVHNQEEVQRALHLGASILGINNRNLKTLKVDLHTTLELRPLIPDDKIIISESGIISHADVKKLCGHVHGFLVGSSLMSQKNLNKACKKLILGENKVCGLKRVKDAKAVFKHGFIYGGLIFDPESPRCISLKKAAKLIKKVPKLDFVGVFVKADIKTIIQYACQLRLKAIQLHGNYTSKQIALLKQALSCAIWQVERVDVNASKLSAHTLHADLILYDSKGARAGGNGVAFSWEILSGLSHRFMLAGGLNASNLQRAISTGALGLDINSGVENTPGKKNKQKIAQIAKMLREY; from the coding sequence ATGCATGATTTTTTAACAACCATGTTAGAACATAAAAAAATAGAGGTGCAGTCTCTTAAAAACCGCTATCTTATTCCAGAGGCGCTTAAGAATAGTACGCGAGATTTTTCACAAGCGCTACAAGAGAGGCGCACTAGTTTTATTTTAGAGTGCAAACAAGCCTCCCCCTCTAAGGGTTTGATTAGAAGCCATTTTGATTTGCTTAGAATTGCTAGCGTGTATGAAAAATACGCCACTTGTATTTCTGTACTCACTGATGAAAAGTATTTTCAAGGTTCTCATAGCGATTTACAGATCATAGCCTCCAATACGAGTAAACCTATTTTATGTAAAGATTTCATCATTGATCCCTTTCAGGTGCGCTTAGCCCGTTTTATGGGTGCAGATGCGATTTTATTAATGCTTAGTATTTTAGATGATGCGACCTACACCAAACTAGCCACTTTAGCCAAATCTTTACAAATGGCGGTTTTAACAGAAGTGCACAACCAAGAGGAAGTACAAAGAGCTTTACACTTGGGCGCGTCTATTTTGGGCATTAATAACCGCAATTTAAAAACACTCAAAGTTGATTTACACACTACCCTAGAGTTACGCCCCCTAATTCCAGATGATAAAATCATTATTAGCGAATCAGGGATAATAAGCCATGCCGATGTTAAAAAACTCTGTGGGCATGTACATGGCTTTCTCGTTGGGAGTTCTTTAATGTCTCAGAAAAATCTCAACAAAGCCTGTAAAAAACTCATCTTAGGGGAAAATAAAGTTTGTGGCCTTAAGCGGGTTAAAGATGCTAAGGCCGTTTTTAAGCACGGGTTTATTTATGGCGGGTTGATCTTTGATCCAGAATCCCCGCGCTGTATTTCTCTTAAAAAAGCGGCTAAATTGATTAAAAAAGTGCCTAAACTAGACTTTGTAGGGGTATTTGTCAAAGCAGACATCAAAACCATTATCCAATATGCATGCCAACTGCGCTTAAAAGCCATACAACTACATGGAAACTACACCTCTAAACAAATTGCGCTTTTAAAGCAAGCCCTCTCTTGTGCGATTTGGCAGGTAGAGCGCGTTGATGTAAATGCGTCTAAATTGAGCGCTCACACTTTACATGCGGATTTAATTTTATATGATAGCAAGGGTGCTAGAGCTGGGGGTAATGGCGTGGCTTTTTCTTGGGAAATTTTAAGCGGATTATCCCATCGCTTTATGCTAGCTGGAGGGTTAAATGCTAGTAATTTACAAAGAGCCATTAGTACAGGCGCGCTAGGTTTAGATATTAATTCAGGTGTGGAAAATACACCGGGTAAAAAGAACAAACAAAAGATCGCACAAATTGCAAAAATGTTACGGGAGTATTGA
- the trpD gene encoding anthranilate phosphoribosyltransferase has translation MYLDTLNHLCARQDLNFLQIEALFKAIVEDRLNEIELSALLIALKCKGESPLEIASAAKALLVECPLRGRWVDNCGTGGDGIKSINISTISALLCASLGVKMAKAGNYSASGSGSADLLQCLGLNLSMPQERLSISLNQTNFAFLFAPLYYPSFAKVAKLRRALQTRTIFNLLGPLLNPLRPTIQLLGVYDAKLCYPLALALQELGVQRAMVVHGSATDEVALHGKTFVCELKEREITQYDLYPSDFGLKSYPLDAIKSTGLKQNVQICLDILQGKGTEAHKASIAANSACVLYLTGRVNDLKEGAKMAQECMQSQKAYENLERIVKISHA, from the coding sequence ATGTATCTTGACACTTTAAACCACCTATGCGCTAGACAAGATTTAAATTTTTTACAAATAGAGGCGCTTTTTAAGGCGATTGTAGAGGATCGTTTGAATGAAATTGAACTAAGCGCCCTTTTGATTGCGCTTAAATGCAAAGGAGAAAGCCCTTTAGAAATTGCTAGCGCGGCTAAGGCTTTGTTAGTGGAGTGTCCGCTGCGCGGTAGATGGGTGGATAATTGTGGCACGGGCGGAGATGGGATTAAAAGCATTAATATTAGCACCATTAGCGCTTTGCTGTGCGCCTCTTTAGGTGTTAAAATGGCTAAAGCAGGCAATTATAGCGCCAGTGGAAGCGGGAGTGCAGATTTACTCCAATGCTTAGGGCTTAATTTATCAATGCCACAAGAGCGCCTTAGTATTAGTCTAAATCAAACTAATTTTGCTTTTCTCTTTGCGCCCCTTTATTACCCTAGCTTTGCTAAAGTGGCTAAGCTTAGGCGTGCTTTACAAACCCGTACCATTTTTAATTTACTAGGGCCTTTACTTAACCCTTTAAGACCGACTATCCAGCTATTAGGCGTTTATGATGCAAAACTTTGTTATCCTCTAGCTTTAGCTTTACAAGAATTAGGGGTACAAAGGGCTATGGTGGTGCATGGATCTGCTACAGATGAGGTGGCTTTACATGGAAAAACTTTTGTGTGCGAGTTAAAAGAAAGAGAAATCACACAATATGATTTATACCCGTCAGATTTTGGGCTTAAAAGTTATCCCTTAGATGCGATTAAAAGTACGGGTTTAAAACAAAATGTACAAATTTGCCTAGATATTTTACAAGGCAAGGGCACAGAGGCACATAAAGCTAGTATTGCGGCCAATAGCGCTTGCGTGCTTTATTTAACCGGTAGGGTCAATGATCTTAAAGAAGGGGCAAAGATGGCTCAAGAGTGTATGCAAAGCCAAAAAGCCTATGAAAATTTAGAGAGGATTGTTAAAATTAGCCATGCATGA
- the lolA gene encoding LolA-like outer membrane lipoprotein chaperone — protein sequence MRWCIFLFSLHFLVAAPLQFTTLSAHFKQEVLGKKPSPINPVYEGEVLAKAPFYAKWVYNKPTPKEVYMQNKQVIIYEPKLLQATFTKLTKDLNFFTILQKAKLQKDGHYKAKINQTTYYLTLEKGLPIQLDFIDNLQEKVRITFSDVRVNIPLGSALFEFTPPKGVDIIRQ from the coding sequence ATGCGTTGGTGTATTTTTCTATTTTCTTTGCATTTTTTAGTGGCCGCGCCCTTACAATTTACAACTTTAAGCGCGCATTTTAAACAAGAGGTCTTAGGCAAAAAGCCCTCCCCTATCAACCCTGTTTATGAAGGTGAGGTTTTAGCTAAAGCCCCTTTTTATGCTAAATGGGTTTATAACAAGCCTACTCCTAAAGAGGTGTATATGCAAAATAAGCAGGTGATTATTTATGAACCTAAGCTATTGCAAGCCACTTTTACTAAGCTTACCAAAGACCTTAATTTTTTTACTATCTTACAAAAAGCTAAGTTACAAAAAGATGGCCACTATAAAGCTAAGATCAACCAAACCACTTATTACCTCACTTTAGAAAAAGGGTTACCCATTCAGTTAGATTTTATTGATAATCTTCAAGAGAAGGTACGCATTACTTTTAGCGATGTCCGGGTTAATATCCCTTTGGGGTCTGCCTTATTTGAATTTACTCCCCCAAAAGGCGTTGATATTATCAGACAATAA